Proteins found in one Hymenobacter sp. J193 genomic segment:
- the dndC gene encoding DNA phosphorothioation system sulfurtransferase DndC: MPLDISFIEAELQDQYLIDDNNRPWILGFSGGKDSTLLLQLAWRSIAKLPEELRHRPVYIVTNDTRVENPRVAKFVEQQLRCIEAAAQAAGLPFIVQRTLPELQETFWAKLIGLGYPAPDTRFRWCTDRLKISPTTRFIQSKISSAGEVIILLGTREAESSKRAQSMRKHAVRGQRLRKHVLPNAAVFAPIRDVLTPELWQYLSQVSPPWGGSHKELITLYRNASVDEDCPLVIDTETASCGKSRFGCWVCTVVARDKSMEGLIQNGEDWMEPLAELRNFLIEARDNPATYRQKELRRGYVREEAWGPYSANTRAEVLRRLLQAQYTIQQEVDASMSFISYQELITIQALWHRDGLFEHSVASIYNSIYPVAMRDEGLLREVCTDNPDHFDLITQAMEVLKTQKLLGRRRNHVTGVEAVLDKYLRNQK, translated from the coding sequence ATGCCCCTGGACATTTCCTTTATTGAAGCCGAACTGCAGGATCAGTACCTGATCGACGACAACAACCGGCCGTGGATTCTCGGCTTCAGCGGCGGAAAGGATTCCACGCTCCTGCTGCAACTAGCCTGGCGCTCGATAGCCAAACTGCCGGAGGAGCTTCGCCACCGTCCCGTGTACATTGTCACGAATGACACCCGCGTAGAAAATCCCCGTGTAGCCAAGTTCGTGGAACAGCAGCTGCGCTGCATTGAGGCGGCGGCCCAGGCGGCCGGCTTGCCCTTCATTGTTCAGCGTACCCTGCCGGAGTTACAGGAGACGTTTTGGGCCAAGCTCATTGGGCTTGGTTACCCGGCACCGGATACGCGCTTTCGATGGTGTACGGACCGGCTGAAAATTTCCCCAACCACGCGCTTTATCCAAAGCAAAATCAGCTCCGCCGGCGAGGTCATTATCCTGCTGGGCACCCGCGAAGCCGAGAGCAGCAAACGGGCTCAGTCGATGCGAAAGCACGCCGTGAGGGGCCAGCGCCTGCGAAAGCACGTATTGCCGAATGCCGCCGTTTTTGCCCCTATACGCGACGTGTTGACGCCGGAGTTGTGGCAGTACCTGAGCCAGGTTTCGCCCCCGTGGGGCGGCTCGCACAAGGAGCTAATTACCCTTTACCGCAACGCATCCGTTGACGAGGACTGCCCGCTCGTTATCGACACGGAAACTGCCTCGTGCGGCAAAAGCCGGTTCGGCTGCTGGGTGTGCACCGTCGTGGCCCGGGATAAATCTATGGAAGGCCTGATTCAGAACGGCGAGGACTGGATGGAGCCGCTGGCCGAGCTGCGCAACTTCTTAATCGAAGCCCGCGACAACCCGGCCACCTACCGGCAGAAGGAGCTGCGGCGCGGCTACGTGCGCGAGGAGGCCTGGGGACCCTACTCGGCCAACACCCGCGCCGAGGTGCTGCGCCGGCTGCTGCAGGCCCAGTACACCATTCAGCAGGAAGTAGATGCGTCGATGAGCTTCATCAGCTACCAGGAGCTGATAACTATTCAAGCGCTCTGGCACCGCGACGGACTGTTTGAACACTCTGTTGCCAGCATCTATAACAGCATCTACCCGGTGGCCATGCGTGACGAAGGCCTGCTGCGCGAGGTATGCACCGACAACCCCGATCACTTCGACCTTATTACCCAAGCAATGGAGGTGCTGAAAACACAGAAGTTGCTGGGCCGCCGCCGCAACCACGTCACCGGCGTCGAAGCGGTGCTGGATAAATATCTGCGCAACCAAAAGTAG
- a CDS encoding DUF4942 domain-containing protein, translated as MFNAEFFPSTPAVIERMLQPWLAQPRDTARGMRGYHQSDLLKMTVCDSSAGSGAILDWIDEHLRRTHDGHWNSYSKHLYACEIDQELKAMLQGKNYKVIADDFLEYTGDHQFDLIVMNPPFSCADKHILHAFKTVAPGGHVVSILNSETINNPFTETRQLLAKLIADYGTAPVEELGQVFLAEDAERKTDVHVSLIRLQRPAERDPLNFDFHSHRTTYDGPDLSEEMFKDAVMVNDVIGNMMVGYEQAKQAFVEYMRARSALQFYGAGLVNYQRDILDVANEALASSENQRARYNEFSDSLNQSAWHVVLDKLNIQKYMTHQVRQDFAKYGRAQGYMQFNKENVASLVEMVFENRGTILEKAVVAVFDIFTSYYKENRCHVEGWKTNDRYKVNRKIILPSWVRWDDWSTPRDLKTYGSRFAMNYHLYDQYNDIDKVLCYLTGEDYDKCYTIRQALETRFNRLGKVYPGEQFDSECESQFFNLRFFKKGTLHLEFKDEMLWQEFNLRACAGKMWLPEPEMKAYRERKRSPFDPASAEAEPLPKLRALEAPSKETAPAQEQPTVRRLAGPGVQLNWLDAAA; from the coding sequence ATGTTCAACGCTGAATTTTTCCCCTCGACACCGGCCGTAATCGAACGCATGTTGCAGCCGTGGCTGGCCCAGCCTCGCGACACCGCCCGCGGCATGCGGGGCTACCATCAGTCGGACCTACTGAAAATGACGGTTTGCGACTCCAGCGCCGGCAGCGGGGCAATTCTGGATTGGATTGATGAGCACCTGCGCCGCACCCATGACGGACATTGGAACAGCTACAGCAAGCACCTGTACGCGTGTGAAATCGACCAGGAATTAAAGGCCATGCTTCAGGGCAAAAACTACAAAGTCATTGCGGATGATTTCCTGGAGTACACCGGGGATCACCAATTCGACTTAATTGTCATGAATCCTCCCTTCAGCTGCGCCGATAAGCACATTCTGCACGCGTTCAAGACGGTAGCGCCCGGGGGCCACGTGGTTTCCATCCTGAACTCGGAAACGATCAATAACCCGTTCACCGAAACACGCCAGCTGCTGGCCAAGCTTATTGCGGACTACGGTACGGCCCCCGTCGAGGAGCTGGGGCAGGTATTCCTGGCGGAAGACGCCGAGCGCAAAACCGACGTGCACGTTTCCCTAATCCGTCTGCAGCGCCCAGCCGAACGCGACCCGCTCAATTTTGATTTCCACAGCCACCGTACGACCTACGACGGCCCGGACCTGAGCGAGGAAATGTTTAAGGATGCCGTAATGGTGAACGATGTAATCGGCAATATGATGGTCGGCTACGAGCAGGCAAAACAGGCCTTCGTAGAGTATATGCGGGCCCGCAGTGCCCTGCAGTTTTACGGTGCCGGGCTGGTGAACTATCAGCGGGATATTCTGGACGTGGCCAACGAGGCCCTTGCCAGCAGCGAAAACCAGCGGGCGAGGTACAATGAGTTCAGCGACAGTCTGAATCAAAGCGCCTGGCACGTGGTGCTGGACAAACTAAATATCCAGAAGTATATGACGCACCAGGTCCGGCAGGACTTCGCCAAATATGGTCGCGCGCAGGGCTACATGCAGTTCAATAAGGAGAACGTGGCTAGCTTGGTCGAGATGGTATTTGAGAATCGAGGTACCATCCTTGAAAAGGCCGTGGTAGCCGTGTTCGACATTTTTACCAGCTATTACAAGGAAAACCGTTGCCACGTGGAAGGCTGGAAAACCAATGACCGGTATAAGGTAAATCGCAAGATCATACTCCCGAGCTGGGTACGCTGGGACGACTGGAGCACACCGCGCGACCTGAAAACCTACGGCAGCCGCTTTGCCATGAACTACCATCTGTACGATCAATATAATGATATAGATAAAGTGCTCTGCTATTTAACCGGCGAGGACTATGATAAATGCTATACCATCCGCCAGGCCCTGGAAACGCGCTTTAACCGTCTAGGAAAGGTTTACCCCGGCGAACAGTTCGACAGCGAATGCGAAAGCCAGTTCTTTAACCTGCGCTTCTTTAAAAAGGGCACCCTGCACCTTGAATTCAAAGACGAAATGCTGTGGCAGGAATTCAATTTGCGGGCCTGCGCGGGTAAAATGTGGTTGCCGGAGCCGGAAATGAAGGCTTACCGTGAACGGAAACGCAGTCCGTTTGACCCGGCATCAGCCGAGGCCGAGCCCCTGCCGAAACTAAGGGCCCTCGAAGCCCCATCCAAAGAAACCGCCCCCGCTCAGGAGCAGCCAACCGTACGCCGGCTGGCCGGGCCGGGCGTGCAGCTTAATTGGCTGGACGCGGCGGCCTAG
- a CDS encoding DUF2971 domain-containing protein, which yields MNPFDLEQHIRNNRRLDVLKNFEHKTLQELKPEYIDNNVLNVDLDTPIYRLFNEEYFYQMLEQQQLTLVRTSCWQDPFENFLLGARWETVNGTPINVASTRDRYYGQCWTLRKECDGMWRNYRGARKDKDGPEPFAFKVATTVRKLMDQFYNISEQFHELSYFMGKVQYCTDEQIQQFFSEPEHMNTAAHQANLRYTETLFIKRMPFSYEEEVRLIYSDNLESTRHAVDKGKLYPVLIDANTLYDFIELDPWMKEPEREAAEARIKAAGYGGLITQSGLYTNPNFVVKLAVNF from the coding sequence ATGAATCCGTTTGACCTTGAACAGCACATCCGAAACAACCGACGCCTGGACGTGCTCAAAAACTTCGAGCACAAAACGCTACAGGAGTTAAAGCCCGAGTATATCGATAACAACGTCTTGAACGTGGACCTGGACACGCCCATTTACCGGCTGTTCAACGAGGAGTACTTCTACCAGATGCTGGAGCAGCAGCAGCTGACGTTGGTGCGCACCAGCTGCTGGCAAGACCCCTTCGAGAATTTCCTGCTGGGCGCCCGGTGGGAGACGGTCAACGGTACGCCCATCAACGTGGCCTCGACCCGCGATCGGTACTACGGCCAGTGCTGGACGTTGCGAAAGGAATGCGACGGGATGTGGCGCAATTACCGAGGCGCCCGCAAGGACAAGGACGGACCGGAGCCATTCGCCTTCAAGGTAGCCACGACGGTGCGGAAGCTGATGGATCAATTCTACAACATTTCCGAGCAGTTTCACGAGTTGAGCTACTTCATGGGCAAAGTCCAGTACTGTACGGATGAGCAAATCCAGCAGTTCTTTTCCGAGCCCGAACACATGAACACGGCGGCGCACCAGGCAAACCTGCGGTACACCGAAACACTATTCATCAAACGCATGCCGTTCAGCTACGAAGAAGAAGTGCGGTTGATCTACAGCGACAACCTGGAAAGCACGCGGCACGCGGTTGACAAAGGAAAGTTGTACCCCGTGCTAATTGACGCCAACACGCTCTACGATTTCATTGAGTTGGACCCGTGGATGAAAGAGCCAGAGCGTGAAGCGGCGGAGGCAAGGATAAAAGCGGCGGGCTACGGCGGCCTCATAACCCAATCTGGTCTGTACACCAATCCCAACTTCGTTGTGAAACTGGCGGTAAACTTCTAG
- a CDS encoding Abi family protein, with protein sequence MNYYTKQPQTSEALIQLLQSRGLLIPDHARAIKYLESIGYYRLSGYMYPLQVPGKLHHFVEGTSFDDVVCMYKFDKRLRAIVMEYMERIEVALRAKLTNYYSAVHGFFWYADASLFSDKSTATAILYGIQEDFKLPKEQFLRAFKNNYPREPLPPSQMALETLSLGELARLYKALTTDPIKLQIASDFRVAASSLETWFVWLTNVRNVCAHHSRLWNRNMSALRPNMPSRKAYKFAVSMPDDANTNMYGVVALMHRLLKSFNPNNTFAIQVEALIQLHRVDATLMGFPPVWQTAAVWHHE encoded by the coding sequence ATGAACTACTACACGAAACAGCCCCAAACAAGCGAGGCGCTCATTCAACTACTTCAAAGCCGAGGCCTATTGATTCCGGACCACGCACGGGCCATTAAGTACTTGGAAAGCATCGGGTACTACCGTCTTAGCGGCTACATGTACCCCTTGCAGGTGCCCGGCAAGTTGCATCACTTTGTGGAAGGTACAAGTTTCGATGATGTTGTGTGCATGTACAAATTCGATAAGCGCCTGCGGGCAATCGTTATGGAGTATATGGAACGTATTGAAGTAGCCTTGAGGGCCAAATTGACTAACTATTATAGCGCGGTCCACGGCTTCTTTTGGTACGCCGATGCTTCCTTATTCAGTGATAAGTCGACAGCAACAGCTATCCTCTACGGCATTCAGGAAGACTTTAAGCTACCCAAAGAACAGTTTCTGAGGGCATTTAAAAACAATTACCCGAGGGAGCCACTCCCGCCGTCGCAGATGGCGTTGGAAACTTTGTCGCTGGGGGAGTTGGCCCGCTTGTACAAAGCGCTCACCACTGACCCCATAAAATTGCAAATCGCCTCGGATTTCCGCGTAGCCGCTTCCTCGCTGGAGACCTGGTTTGTTTGGTTAACCAATGTGCGCAACGTATGTGCGCACCACTCCCGGCTCTGGAACCGAAACATGTCCGCGCTACGCCCGAACATGCCTTCGCGCAAGGCCTATAAGTTTGCGGTATCGATGCCCGATGATGCCAACACGAATATGTACGGCGTCGTGGCGCTAATGCATCGGCTGCTTAAGTCCTTCAATCCGAACAACACTTTTGCCATCCAGGTCGAGGCGCTGATTCAACTCCATAGGGTGGACGCGACGCTCATGGGATTTCCGCCAGTTTGGCAAACCGCCGCGGTTTGGCACCACGAATAA
- a CDS encoding integrase core domain-containing protein has product MPSFSRPGNPYDNAQAEAGWSTLKTELSPGGSPFASLEEARLEVAHYLDTYFNLDRRHSALGYRAPHQFEHDLKTILS; this is encoded by the coding sequence GTGCCCAGCTTCAGTCGGCCCGGTAATCCGTACGACAACGCCCAGGCCGAAGCCGGCTGGAGCACGCTCAAAACCGAACTGTCGCCCGGTGGCAGCCCTTTTGCCTCCCTCGAAGAAGCTCGCCTCGAAGTAGCCCACTACCTCGATACGTACTTCAACCTGGACCGCCGTCACTCCGCTCTGGGCTATCGCGCGCCCCACCAATTCGAACACGACCTGAAAACCATCCTATCTTAG
- a CDS encoding transposase: MNEKLNPSGLLTTRKKYTPAFKGECVRQVAAGARQTDVARAQGISPALLGRWQRQALEQAVPSSAERDEVKRIRAELKRVEMERDMLKKS, encoded by the coding sequence ATGAACGAAAAATTGAATCCTAGTGGGTTGCTCACCACCCGCAAGAAATACACGCCCGCCTTTAAGGGCGAGTGCGTGCGCCAAGTGGCCGCCGGTGCTCGGCAAACGGACGTGGCCCGCGCCCAAGGCATTTCGCCGGCCTTGCTTGGCCGTTGGCAGCGCCAGGCGCTGGAACAGGCCGTGCCCAGCAGCGCGGAGCGCGACGAAGTCAAACGGATACGCGCCGAACTCAAGCGCGTGGAAATGGAGCGCGATATGTTAAAAAAGTCGTGA